The DNA sequence CTACACATTACGTGTCACTCTTCCTTCATAAATATCTTCCGTTATAATcatgttttttaattttttaattttaattttttaaacaaacttaaaaataatatgtaattttattacgtaatattattttaattaaaatattcaaGCAAGTTCACTTTCATATTTTTTTGTCtggtttatatttaaaattatcaATTAACACAAATACTGTTATTAGTGTCGCATCATGATATTCATGAGTTTAtctattttatatatttaaaattttagaaattctttttataaataaattaaaaaaaaaatttaaataaaatttttaacGAATAAAACTTTTAAACAAATTATGTATCCTACAATTCTAACTAAAATACAAAATTCTACTCTATCCTAAAATATATGCATATTAATCATTGCAAGAAACGTTATATTGAAATTAAACTAATGATTCTCAAAAATAAACATAAGACACAAATAGTATTGTACATTCGAACATTTAGAActaatagaatttacaataaattattaatatcttatataaaattacaaattTATTTTTTCATAAGTATTAAAATAGTAAacaaatatataattataaataaaaataaaataaaattttacaaaattttgtaaaatataGTTACGTATATTACATCTTTTTGTGTTAAGAAAATTCTTCAAATTTTTACAAATATAAAATAAGctaatttattttattctaaGGTAAATAATACTTTTTTGGAGATAAATTCATTCCCATAAAAAATGAGTGAATAACAGAAGATATTGTTATGCACATAATGGGTGGCATGGTATTCGCTAACAGTTGGGTTGTTTCACAAAGGAAGAGGTGTATTTATTTAGACTAGTAATATGATGATATAAGCGGAGTAGTAGTTTCGTGCCAATATGGATCTCAAATCTCTCTCCAGGTCTCCCTTGTACACAGGTATCAAGTTTTAGCTTTACCACGTATATTTTCATCCATCtattattttcttaaaatataaaTACATGTTGATTATTATATATCAATATTATTTATATGTATTTGGTTAGTGTGCGTCTAATGTCTAATGCTTGTTGACTTTCAGAATTGATAAAAGTGAATGCTTCAAAGAGATTCTCGTTTTACAAATTACAATGGTGGTTTTGAGTACTGATCTTGTCCCCCGAAACAAAGCTATACTCGGGTTGGAGTAATAACACAGAATATATTTTTGAAGATAAGAAAGTTACTCTCATGTATCAAACATCCAGAATGTGTGGGAAATATTCGTTCTAAACTACCAACCGATTGATTAATTTGGAGGTGTTCCATTTCTACCTTTTTAATTGCATTTATTTGTCTCTAATTTCATTAATCCACAATTCAAGGAAGTTTGAGTAGTGAATTTTAATGTTGGTTTCTTTACAGGAATCATGACGAAAATTCTGGATAAATAGAAGTCTTGAAGAGTGATAGTTATCTCAAATGAAAATGGTCCGAGCTTACTTGCTCATTCTAGTTCATGAAAGATATGCAAGATAATGCCTAATAGAATTTGAAGATTGAATTGTATTATTTTTATTGTAAATCTTTAAATTCTATTCCGTGCGTACATTTTACATGTTAATAAATTATTTCATGTTTTTTCAAATTTACACATTTCAATTTTATGTATTTAATATTAAAGTTAATTGAAAGAAAACAATTATATATCATGGCCTAATCTCGGACACGAATTGACTTTTTCCGACCACTCATGTTACAAACTTCTAAAACTATGTGGATCACTCGTGAGCCACCACATGGGTTTCAACGTGGAAAAAACTTATTGCAATATACTTGTGACATGTCATCGATGACTCATCTTTCATGATTTGGAAAAGTAGGGACCACTTTATATTTTACCTACCAATTGAATAAATGTAGGTAAAGACTATTTCTCCACCAACCTTTACCTACCAATCGCTACCAATATTTTATTAGTGGGTAAAACTCTTTACCTACACATAAAGTATTTTTACCTACCTTTATAATGTGTAGGTAAAAGccaaatttcttgtagtgtatgaatagaggattcaataaattgggagaaatcaagaatcgaaatgaaatagaaacaagaatcaataactgtgtatcagtgtatatgaacaagaattatcaatgTATAATTGATATGAAAAGTAggatatatttcactattctgaatttagaataggggaaaaatttgcctggcgcgtacttaacctggttcaacacACCGTCTTCGGTCTcctgcttgatctgccttgcCGATACTGAATCAGTCATGGAAAGGtagtcatttagataacttactacatacgcgtatctcaaATTAATACCACGTAACCCTAataatctacccatgcgtttctatctgactcgcgtatataaatatatagaattatataacacataaggttcacataatcatgtaaagcacatagcatataaggtacataattgatttttatctcataattatttttttagaatcgatactagacttatacccatattaactaaccctatttggttttatttataatttttcgggatttatttgacccGATTCTACCTATATTAGGGCCTATAAACCTTTAACTATCACAAGACGACtttctttcggaagaaattattatttacaattatttttattggatttttttcatttttctgaatataggggtcttcgtttcactcaaatcggagtaacagtttaattattatgaattaaacaagatttaattaattaataattaattataaatatttaattataattaaataatccttaattatatttttaaataattatttaataattattatattttaaaattattattccctaattattaggattaattataattatttacaaattattatcacttacttgaTTAGATCAATTATCTAGAAATAAATAATCGATGCAACTAACGGTTACGTTATTCATCGAATAAGTAATTATTATTTGCaatataatctaactcaacgatcaactactcgtataaatacgagctactcgcattcCTCGTATACCTATCAACTTATTATTACTGATAATTATAATTTATCACCACTTATACGATTAAATCGATCATCTGTATTTAACTATTCGATTCGAATAATTTTTACGATATTCCTCAAATAATTAACTATCgctctaataataataataattataatccAACGTATCGTTCACTTTTTCACATAGGTACGAGTTATTCATATTATAgaactaattatcgaatctttaatcgtattattcaattatttttaatccttatttattaattaactacctaattattaattaataaataactaataaataattagataaataattaaataatcaatcaaataactaatttcaaaattttaaattattaaaataattctgaaagtattaataatatttttcagaatttaaaacttatttttatttaatttttagaatttttaaaactgatttttgattttataaaatataattaattaattaaaaatccagaaacagaaaACGGGGAATGGAAAtctggttttgaagatcaaacccAGGACGAATtccgggttgaaaccgggtcgaacccgggtcctCAAGAACAGCCCAGAACACGGCAACGGTGGCCATTTCTGGCGAGCTTTCCGGCGAGCCTAAACCCCGGCCAAAACGCAATGATTTCGACTCGTTTAAGCTGCAACATCGTTCCTTTCTTCTCTCACCGTACAACCACCCTCTCCATCGCAATCGACGACCACTCCATCCCGTTCTCCGGCCAAAACTCCATTTTTTTTCCGATGAACCTCCTCGGAGAATCGTTTCTTACCAAATCGTGAACCAAAATTCACAAAACATATAGGAAATCAAAGCTATAGACTGCTATAATCATTCCCAACAGTACATATAATCAAAAATAtctaaaattctaaaaaataaataaatcaaaaatactAAAACCCATGAACTCGGCACATCGATTTAGGggttataaaattaaaattaaaatacctaatCACTCCTAGGACTACAACAAAATTAATTGcatcaaccaaacaatcaaaTGATTCTTCACAATCAAAAACCGAAATTCATGCCAAGAACATAAAAATTGATTTTGAGATTAATCGAACCTCAGTTGTTGATATTAAtatcaatagattcgtctcttAACAAGGATTGTATCGGTTACTTGAACTTTTACAATGGATTAGTGAATCTCCTAAAATGATGGATTGATCTTCTCCCTCCTCTAAGAACATACTTGTCACCGACACTTTCTAATTTaattaaactgatttttaataattaattaactaaaaattaatattaattcagctatttatagtagtgaaaataatacccctaaataaaattaaggggctaattacaaacctaataaaaatatttggccccaatttttataatttttgggtattaataatgaatttttaaatatccaataaatacaaaataaatgctaaaaattcccaataaatgtgaatattacaaaaatgcaaagaataaagatatataataatttcatgatcatataaaaataaaaatgtgatttttgtggggcttttggtacccgaagaggtccggaaaagtcatctttcgcgaaaaaggtaaatttgtaaaacgtttaggggttcagaatagcgatatgatACAGGTcgttttggcaaaatagggccaatgattttatttgaaatacgggctttaaAACTCtatttgagctgtacgggttttgatataaaacatataacttatGATAAAATACTCAATACATATCTGAATCACATTCTGATCGAAACAGAcgacacgtagcacatagcaattagggtttaatgactcaacacatttaatcacataataatacacataaatatctttattataatataatacgagcgtaattttctcggtcgttacatttgGCACTACAAAAATTTTGCAATCAGACAACAGTTGATAGACAACGGTAAAAAAAACTATCGTCCTAAAAAATCATACAACGGTTAATTGATTTTGCagaaaaaacagttgtgtgagctccagaacaaacaacggatattcatcttttttaaactgttgtacaagttgtattCTCTCATCGAGTCAGAAAACGGTTTTTTAAATGTAGTGTTGTTAATCTTTAACACAACGATTATAAACCGCTGTTACTATGTTAACGTATAGGGATATACGATAACCgttttgacattacattgtgtAATTCAGACAACGGTTTTTCAGAAAGGTTGTCCTCTAAACTATCAAACAACAGGATAAAAACAGTTGTCTGAGAAATTTTAATGGGTACCACGTATTGAGGTGGCAAcacgtgataggtggtaaatcattcacaaggattgcTGAGGTGACGAAATGAGTGCCCTTCATTGAAATGAGATTTGATATCGGCCGTGAGATCGAAAAATAACTGATATTcttatacaacggttttatgttaaaacaaaagtgttgtcttagttgGTCTCATACAAGCTTTTAGATATTACGTTGTGTAATTCACACAACACTTTTTAGAATGGTTGTCTTAGAAACCTTCATACAACATAATAAAACTCTTGTCtaaaatagttattttataatttaagtgggcaccacctgatgaggtggcaccCCATGATAGGTTGTAAACATTTTACTCGAATTGCTGAAGTGTGGAAATGACAGCCCTTGATTGAAATGGATTAGATATTAGCCGTTAGATTGAAAAAAGCTGATATGCttacacaacggttttataaTAAAAAGAGCATTGTCTTTGTTGATCGTTACAAAATGGTGTTTCAAGAAAACCATTGTAAACGTATTactgtataaaatgagattctctgttaacaagataaattttttaaataattttttcgacgaccCAATCATATGGaaattaagatatatcaattttagtcatacaaaaaaattattaaaaaatttaaaattcatcttgcatgccagGAATAGAAAAATCCCATAAACccatcccgacaacgagactcgttcctgatttacaagatcatttttttaaatgaaattttcgacgatccaaccgtacagatgttaagatatatcaattttagtcatatcaaaaaattattaacaaatttgaaatccatcttgcatgcgAGGATTacaaaaatctagtaaaagtaccactccccacaacgagactcgttcctgatttacaagattaatttttaaaatgattttttcgacgatccaaacgtacggatgttaagatttagtcatgaaaaaattattaacaaatttgaaatccatcttgcatgtcaggattagaaaaatttagttaAAGTACCAcccccaacaacgagactcgttccagatttacaagataaatttttaaaatgattttttcgatgatccagcCGTAccaatgttaagatatatcaattttatttatattaaaaaattattaacaaatttgaaatctatcttgcatgtcaggatcagaaaaatatagtaaaagtaacactcacgacaacgagactcgttcccgatttacaagattaatttttaaaatgaatttttctaTGATCCAATCATacgaatattaagatatatcaattttagtcatatgaaaaaattattaacaaatttgaaatccatcttgcatgtcatgattagaaaaatctagtaaaagtacccctaccgacaacgagactcgttcccgatttacaagattaatatttaaaatgattttttcgatgatccaactgtaagtatgttaagataaatcaattttagtcatatgaaaaaattattaaaaatttcaaattaatcttgcatgtgaggattagaaaaatgtagtaaaagtatcactcctAACAACGAGATTTGTTCACAATttataagataaatttttaaaaagagtttttcgacgatcgagccatatatatatgaaaatatatcgattttagtcatataaaaaaattattaaaaaatttcatattcattttgcatgtcagaaatcggaaaatctagtaaaagtaccacccccaacaacaagactcgtttccgatttacaagattattttttaaaatgatttttttgatgattgaaccgtacgaatgttaagatatatcaattttagtcatataaaaaaattattaaaaatttcaaattcatcttgcatgttaggattcggaaaatctagtaaaagtaccactcccaacaacaagactcgttcgcgatttacaagattaatatttaaaataatttttttcgacaatccaacttTTCAGATGtttagatatatcaattttagtcatataaaaaaattattaaaaaatttcaaattaattttgcatgtcaggattagaaaaatctaatAAAAGTACTACTCCCAACAACGAGATTTGTTCACGATttataagataaatttttaaatgagttttttgacgatccaaccatatagaTATTAAAATACATCAATTTcaatcatataaaaaattattaaaaaatttcaaatttatcttGGATGTCAGGAATAGATAAATCTTGTAGAAGCACTACTTCCTAGAATGCGATAAGTTATTAAAAAATTACTAAAAATTATATCTTGCATGATTAtaaatttttttgaataaaagtgcAAATCCAAAAATTAAGATTATTTTTCGATTAAAGAATTAATTTCATGAAGATTTTTTTCCGATGATCTTGGAGAATGTTAATGTTATTACTTTTAATAttgtaaaaaataatttaaaatttcaaTTTTAATGAAAATTGATTAAAAGTCCAAATCCaaaaattaagattatttctCGATTACGAAATTAATTTCATGAAGATATTTTTTCGATGATGTTGTAGAATGGTAATGTTATAACTTTTAATactttaaaaaataatttaaaattttcaatttttatgtCAAATTACGTTAtactgaaaattatttgaagttattattatttaaatacaGCTACTTgtaaatttgatattttttttactaaatCAAGACTAATATTTGGTTTCCTCCACCGGCCAATATTTCATTTATGCCTTCTCAAGTCTTGGTTTCCCCCTTCTATCTCAATCCCTAAATATCATACCCTCCGCTATTCAATCTCAACATCATAAACAGATCgaactctctctttctctccatCTCTCCCCCTCTATCTCCTTCTCTCTCAATCTTACAACCAGAGTCAATACACTTCATAGACACCCAGATCGATGTAAGTGTATATATCTCTACGCATCACACATATTTAGATGTATGTGTACTTTTCTTCGATTTGGGGTTGTTTTCTATTTTCTATTCTTCCATTTGTAATTCAATTTTTAGGTCTTATTCTTTTATTAGTTTAGGGCTTCAGTTTAGGATTGGGTTTCAATTTATATTTGGGCATAAAGTCATGTAGGTTAAGCATTTTGGGTGTAGTGGAAGGACGAAATGGTCTCTTCTTGTAAACGAGGACACTACTGATTGCCATAACCCGTAGGTTCATCACTATTATCTTAAACTTCTGTTTTAGTTATCCCACCTAGACATATAGCATTTGAACTTTGCTGTTTAAGACTGGTCCGAGTCCTTTAATTGATTTCTAATTATTACAGTGCTGCCTTTTTTTTGCCTTTAAGTAATGTATTTTTTGTTAGTTACTCTTTATATGCCTATATTTGCTTTTGTATAAGGATGTCAGACTAGTTGAGGCCTTTTGTTGAGATATGAATGCACTTCATAAGTATTCACATCATAATTTTATAACTTGTTGACAGTTTAGTGTTTATGACTTCTTCCCATTTCTTCCTGAACTTTTGTCTAGTACTATATTACAAGATAAAAGGCAAAGGTCTGCTATTTTGGTGTGGTAGTGATAATTGTTTTTAGTCATTTAGCATAATAGTAAGCATAAGAGATTGTTGAATGCTCCTCACAAATGATGAATGCTCCCCACAAATGCAAAGTTGCAAAGTGATGATACGGTATTTTACTACTTGCAGAGTTAAGTTTTCTCATAGACTTTATCTGATTTTCGAGTTTAATCTTGTGTTTTTGCATCATTATCGTTAAACTCTGCTTTTTGTGCTGGTTTTTTCAGCTGCTTTATGGTTAGTTAATTGTGTAATGGATACTTGTTATTAGTGCTAACGAGTAGTGAAGTACAAAAGAATGTATATTTATATGATTAACACTTCTTTGCAATTTCAAGGAAAATAATTCCTTAAGAACACTTCTTTACTGATAAGTATATAGTTGGGCAGATAGACTAAAACGAGTTAGCCTAAACATTAAAACCATAATAGGTTCAGTGACTGAATCACGGTGACATGATACATTACTAGTAGCTCTTGAATCTACTCCAATAACGTGCATTCCGGCTGGTTGTAATGGTGCTATTTCAGCCACTGAAACAGTTGTAATAGTTCTCCTGCTGCTTGCAGATTAACTAAGAAACCCAAGGTACAAATTGTTGATATTGATGTTGCTGATGCCAACAATGAGTTGGCAGCTGTTGAGTATATGGAGGACATGTACAAGTTCTACAAGCTTTTTGAGGTACATTTTAATCTTGAACAAATTGTATTGAACTTAATACTTGTAGTACTATATTGCACAAGTCTGACCTGTCAAACTCTTCTCTCTTGTAGAATGAGACCAAGGTTTTTGACTACATACAATCACATCCTGAAATTAATAAGAAAATGAGAGCCATACTTGTAGACTGGTTGATTGAAATTCACAAAAAATTGGATCTGATGCCAGAGAATATTTACCTCACAATCAACATAATCGATCGCTATCTAGCAACGGAGATAGTGGGAAGGAAGGAACTGCAGTTATTGGGCATTAGTTCAATGCTTACAACCTCAAAGTATGAAGAGATATGGGCCCCTGAAGTGAATGATTTTACCAAAATTTCACACAAAGGTTACACTAATCAACAAGTGCTAGTTATGGAGAAGAAAATTCTCGGTGGGCTTGAATGGAACTTGACTGTCCCTACCCCTTATGAATATATGTATGCAAATTAGTTATTGTGTACCTTAATGAGCATATTTAGAAATAGATTTTAAGTTATAGttgtaattcttgtagagaacctttgtattataaatttaatttcaattgtgaaataacaattgaattattataatatcattttattttaaaattgatttattttaaataatgagattaaCTTTGTAAAAAATTGTGTGCAACCCACTTAAAAATGATGAAGACCGTTGTATGTGTCACTgcacatatattttttttaaaaaattgttgtcttttgatattctttgcaATGGTTTAAATTTTTTACACCATTGTCTTTTAAACAAAAAACATTCATGATAATGGTTTTACTAGTTAAAAAAAGATTATAAACTGTTGTttatgaaaatatcgaataagttAACAATAATGGTTTTTTACAAAACCATTATTGTTAAGTTAGATAGACAGTagttaaataaaaaaatagttATTTTAAAAAGTTCCAACAATGGTTTGTTGAATAACTGTTCTGTCTTCCATGTTAACACAAGTACTCTAACAGGTTGTTTAATCTCTATTTTTACAAGGGTAAAAACAACCATTGTCTGATGTTCAATCACACGAGTGTTGGAAACACAACAGAAAACATACTTGTCACACAACGACAAAAAAATAGTATGATTGCAAATATGTTGTAGTGTGGGATGTTCCCCAAAATAAATTCGTGCGCATAAAGCGgataatatcatactaatgtggagttaagGTTCGCAGGTGGCCCAATAAGTAACCTGGCAATGATACTACTTGTTGGACTACGTGCGAGCCTCTTCACATTAAAATGATATTGTCGATTTGGGCCGAGCCCGCATAAATTTATTTTTTGATACTTACCAAAATGCCTCATACTAATGGAGGTAACATGCTGCTTATTAACCATCAGTTTTCTCCTCCTACAAAAATAATGTCCATTCACCCAGACAAAAATAAGGGACGAAACATTAAGAATTGAAGAAGAAATCAAGCAATATACTAGCGCTCATCAAGAGCCCAACTCAGAGATTTGGATCCTTCTTTCTTTTTTGATCATTTTGATGTTGAACTTAGgttgataaaaataaataaaatattatagcTTATGCCCATGCTTTTTTTGCGAAAATATTATTATAATCCGACCAACATTTAAGTAGTTTCATATCTTATATAGATACATCTAGCCGTCTAGGAGTTTACTTTTTATTTCTATTATAAGTTAATAAGTACTAGTTTATTCTAAATGAGATTAGTTGAAAAAGTTACCGTAAAagatttttttttcaatttagCTATACGTCAACGTGATCATGTCATgtagaaaaatatatattttataagtaCTGGTATAGAATAGGCATTTTGTACATGTGACCTATATATCTTATAACACATATGTAGAGGAAGGCACAAAATAAAAACTAGTCTTAATTGTGTCTACTCATTAGGCTCTTTCTCTTATTGATATACCCAACTCTCTGCATTCCCAAACAAAAGAACAACATCATATCATCTGATTTAGTAAGGTGtttaatcatttaaaaaattacttaaaaaatataattaagatACTTGTTAGAGTACTTTATATATGATCATCATTTTTGGCTCAACATATTTTTGGTGCTGATCTGGATTCCTCCCACCAAGCGTTGATATCAACATGTTAGTTCAAAACTTCAGTATGTTCGATATTAGTTATGAAGAGTCTATACTTAACACCTTGCATTAAATTCTTTCTTGCTGCTGGTATACTATTTCGTTACTCTTAATTATGTAATGGATATAATTTATCACAACTCAGGAATGATCTTTTCCAAATTTATAAATTTTGCTGGACCTGAAGTTAAAATCTTATTGTTTGAGCTAATCTGTTAAACTATAACTAGCTTGGCAAGCTTGCAAGATGACATGTACGGTATCCAAACTTATTCTCTCAATTTTgtttttttgattaatttaacATCAATTTAATTATAGGGAAATGCTTGCTTCTTACCTTTTCCGTATAAACATATAAGGTAAATTGAAATATGTTGGTTATATGTTGGAGCAAGGTTCCTTTAACGAGGTGACTTATTGATCATCACTTGCTTCTTGTTACTATTCAAGTTGATGAGGTAAACGTGACCCTAATTATGGGTAAGTCATTCCCTTTTATGTATATCTATAAAGATTGTACAATCATTTTACATATTTAATTTTCCTTATACAATTTTAACTGCCATTTCTCTGTTCATTTTTTAATGGATGTAACTTAAATGAAGAAGTAATAAAACTGAATTGTAATATCAATTTAAAGATATTGGCTAATGCCACCCGAATATCTAAGAGTGTCCGACGATTGGTAGTTGCTAAAAACATTCACGATTTTTTTGCAAGTAAAATTAGTTATGACTCCAATTTAGTTACACCCTTACGTGAGTTTAGTTAGTTCATTTACAAGAAGTATTAATTATTCTTTATTATTTACCACTGTGCCAATTAATTTATTACATTTTCTTTGCTCTACTTTTTAGTTCCCAGAGATTTCTATTGTTAGTTAGTTCGCCCAAATTTTAACTTATTTGTCAAATACACTTGTGATTATTTACATGTATTTCTTCTATGTGTTTTAAGACTCTTGACACAACATCAGTGATAATGGTCATTGTTTTAGTtaacaaataaaatataaaactaactacatgtaacacccccaaatccggggtcggggatccgggttgtcacgagttccatttcccttaataatatttaatcttaataatcaaccaactactgcgtactgtgaccccacaatatacacacacaccacaagttatagtctcacagatgaatatccaaaaataacacaagtcattttattccacaattataaaccatttcacctcaaaagggtttctgaataatttacatattctttgccattattacaattcataatatacataagtctggttcatcaatagttgaaagcctagcctattggtagttcctacctcagctacggtggcatcaacgcttccagaaaactgcagaacgtttcctgaCCGCTtacgaattggaagcttggtcctgttcatcttttctatctgttgttgtgtgaagaaagaagaaagcaagggtgagcaacaagcccaccaaaataatatgtataataattaacaatatatgagcattctcatagtactcatgaaagtcttggtccagaagaaatgaaccaagttgatatcttaacgcgaccaagtcgcaaaatattcagtatatatatacatatatacttttcacaatttttgaaatcctctgacatgtataatatacacagagttccagtttataactatttaaaaatatcgttgcaaggtgatctcatatatctaaccttgtctcaacgtttttctgaaaatctttgtcattcataagataatcattaactggatataagttgaaaagatgaagttacaagatactccaatatacttatatcttttccgaatactacttgaaccaccaccgttcaaggtataaacaatttcgaaagttcatcacatagatgagactacaagataagacttgaatagattcaatccttgaaatgttgtttaaaagaaatgaagttacgagatacttcatttgagggaaacatcattataaccgtttgaccctgtcaatgcctcagcaatcacccatctgtagcctttcgatcgaatgctca is a window from the Apium graveolens cultivar Ventura unplaced genomic scaffold, ASM990537v1 ctg9008, whole genome shotgun sequence genome containing:
- the LOC141705532 gene encoding G2/mitotic-specific cyclin-2-like; amino-acid sequence: MYFLLVTLYMPIFAFFSVYDFFPFLPELLSSTILQDKRQRLTKKPKVQIVDIDVADANNELAAVEYMEDMYKFYKLFENETKVFDYIQSHPEINKKMRAILVDWLIEIHKKLDLMPENIYLTINIIDRYLATEIVGRKELQLLGISSMLTTSKYEEIWAPEVNDFTKISHKGYTNQQVLVMEKKILGGLEWNLTVPTPYEYMYAN